The following coding sequences are from one Scomber japonicus isolate fScoJap1 chromosome 3, fScoJap1.pri, whole genome shotgun sequence window:
- the LOC128355445 gene encoding ubiquitin carboxyl-terminal hydrolase 46-like translates to MRGLTNDGTYCSINSVVQCLYQTRELQDAIRDVDDRDCSRASNRVAVMLKRLIQEMTKDNHLPCNASFLVHAMSAYNGVSYDAQEDSDLVFKCIINALADSNGPASKIGTLWDIEKETRVRCLNCNMVQSSLNRSNAISVIIKQNLPDDLQSYIDQYSDITLTTCDYHCKECHTKTQVEITTRVLSLPPVVCMKIERVQNIGRDIARIVKTGKRFSFPETLDLKYMKEPTVPVDTVYDLYAVVAHNGTPYCGHYTAYVREDGSWYLADDTYFKSCSWEDVKTTYESGTRNGRIAYMLMYRRNTTNTVQM, encoded by the coding sequence ATGCGCGGTTTGACCAATGATGGGACATACTGCAGCATCAACAGTGTTGTCCAGTGTCTGTACCAGACACGTGAGCTACAAGATGCAATACGAGACGTTGACGATCGGGACTGTAGTAGAGCTTCTAATAGAGTGGCCGTGATGCTCAAGCGTCTCATCCAAGAGATGACAAAAGACAACCACTTACCGTGCAACGCAAGCTTTCTCGTACATGCGATGAGTGCATACAATGGAGTGTCGTACGATGCCCAGGAGGACTCAGACCTCGTTTTCAAATGCATCATCAACGCTTTAGCGGATAGCAATGGGCCAGCTTCAAAGATCGGAACATTGTGGGACATTGAGAAGGAGACTCGTGTGCGGTGTCTCAATTGCAACATGGTCCAGTCCTCACTCAATAGGTCCAACGCAATTTCAGTGATAATCAAACAGAATCTTCCTGATGATCTGCAGAGTTACATCGACCAGTACTCGGACATCACCCTGACGACGTGTGATTACCATTGCAAAGAATGTCACACGAAAACCCAGGTCGAAATCACAACGAGGGTTTTATCATTACCTCCGGTTGTGTGTATGAAGATCGAACGGGTTCAAAACATCGGCAGAGATATAGCTCGTATAGTCAAGACAGGGAAACGCTTCAGTTTCCCCGAGACTCTCGATTTGAAATACATGAAGGAACCCACAGTGCCCGTGGATACTGTATACGACCTGTACGCCGTTGTAGCCCACAATGGTACCCCATACTGTGGACATTACACAGCTTATGTGCGGGAAGATGGCAGTTGGTATCTTGCAGACGACACTTACTTCAAGTCCTGCTCCTGGGAGGATGTCAAGACTACCTACGAATCCGGAACTAGAAATGGGAGGATAGCTTACATGCTGATGTACCGCAGAAACACAACCAATACTGTACAAATGTGA
- the LOC128355446 gene encoding uncharacterized protein LOC128355446: protein MENYLKGSTLGVGTYGTVNMVECRKTGQVFALKYHKELDDVTVRELSCLAALRGHPHVIYMHDCFIADGKIAMLMSYVPYTLSEAIHNGYGWKLYLLHAPEAYQLIPLSFMAHFSVQVADALAYMHRLNMIHRDLTPFNVLLTEDLTVKVADMGLSRLSCKLMTPEVVTQPYRAPELFVENKQYTATGYTCAIDMWSLGVLIVDAMEGKAVFSAVNEGEQVSTYQIILRTLCPEDHPCAPTTRRDPAAIMPQTMECDLVKRIVFRLLAFCENERLLAHELLQDKEWLQVAHMTEEDKNLVRERIQQHKKKAQKRL from the coding sequence ATGGAGAATTACCTGAAAGGCTCAACTCTCGGCGTCGGTACCTACGGAACCGTGAATATGGTCGAGTGTCGGAAAACAGGACAGGTTTTTGCTTTGAAGTACCATAAGGAACTAGATGATGTAACCGTGAGAGAACTTTCCTGTCTCGCCGCACTTAGGGGTCACCCTCATGTGATCTATATGCACGATTGTTTCATTGCTGATGGAAAGATAGCTATGCTCATGTCCTACGTACCATACACGTTGAGCGAAGCGATTCACAACGGATACGGTTGGAAGCTCTACTTACTCCACGCTCCTGAGGCGTACCAGTTGATCCCATTGAGTTTCATGGCTCACTTTTCTGTACAGGTTGCCGATGCTCTGGCTTACATGCACAGACTGAATATGATACACAGGGACCTGACACCCTTCAACGTGCTGCTGACAGAAGATCTCACCGTTAAGGTGGCTGACATGGGTTTATCCAGACTGTCTTGCAAATTGATGACCCCAGAAGTGGTGACACAGCCTTACAGGGCCCCGGAATTGTTTGTTGAAAACAAACAGTATACCGCTACCGGATATACTTGTGCTATAGACATGTGGAGCCTGGGGGTATTGATAGTGGACGCCATGGAAGGGAAGGCAGTGTTCTCTGCTGTCAATGAAGGTGAGCAGGTATCAACGTATCAGATCATTCTAAGGACCCTATGCCCTGAAGACCACCCATGTGCCCCAACTACACGCCGGGACCCTGCGGCTATAATGCCCCAAACGATGGAGTGTGACCTTGTGAAAAGGATCGTCTTCCGACTGCTGGCTTTCTGTGAGAATGAGAGACTTCTGGCTCACGAGCTACTGCAGGACAAAGAATGGCTGCAGGTTGCTCATATGACTGAGGAAGACAAAAATTTAGTTAGAGAGCGAATTCAGCAACACaaaaagaaagcacaaaaaagactgtaa